A DNA window from Macadamia integrifolia cultivar HAES 741 chromosome 4, SCU_Mint_v3, whole genome shotgun sequence contains the following coding sequences:
- the LOC122075465 gene encoding translocon-associated protein subunit beta codes for MANPTVKALISVMVSLFLVSATFASSDAPFIVAHKKVTLNRLKSGAERISVSIDLYNQGSATAYDVSLADDSWAQDIFDLVSGNTSKTWERIDVGSLVSHSFALESQVKTVFYGAPAVIKFRVPTKAALQEAYSTPVPPLEILADRPPEKKFEWAKRLLAKYGSLVSVISIVVLFVYLVATPSKSSGAKGSKKRR; via the exons ATGGCGAATCCCACAGTGAAGGCTTTGATCTCTGTCATGGTATCTCTATTCCTTGTTTCGGCGACTTTTGCGAGTTCAGATGCTCCTTTCATCGTCGCTCACAAGAAGGTTACTCTCAACAGGCTTAAATCCGGCGCTGAAAGAATCTCCGTCTCGATCGACCTCTATAACCAAGGATCTGC GACTGCGTATGATGTAAGTCTAGCTGATGATAGTTGGGCCCAAGATATCTTTGACCTGGTCAGCGGTAACACTTCCAAGACATGGGAAAGGATTGATGT TGGTTCTCTTGTGTCTCATTCCTTTGCTCTGGAATCTCAAGTGAAAACTGTGTTCTATGGTGCACCTGCTGTCATCAAATTCCGGGTTCCTACTAAGGCAGCACTACAG GAGGCTTATTCAACCCCAGTGCCACCTTTAGAAATCCTTGCAGACAGACCACCAGAAAAGAAGTTTGAATGG GCAAAG AGGTTGTTGGCAAAATATGGATCGTTAGTGTCGGTGATCTCCATTGTGGTTTTGTTTGTATACCTCGTTGCCACCCCTTCAAAATCCAGTGGTGCAAAGGGAAGCAAGAAGAGGCGTTGA